The following proteins are encoded in a genomic region of Sulfurovum indicum:
- a CDS encoding saccharopine dehydrogenase family protein produces MSTKTLIIGAGGVGNVVAFKCAMNAETFGEITLASRTKSKCDDIAKNIKKKVGVEISTAEVNADSVPELVELITRTEADIVINVALPYQDLTIMDACRQTCVDYLDTANYEHPDTAKFEYKEQWARDNAFKQAGIMGLLGSGFDPGVTNVFCAYAQKHYFDEIHTIDILDCNAGDHGYPFATNFNPEINLREVSAKGRYWEDGKWIETEPMEIKQVWDYPEIGPKDSYLLYHEEMESLVKHIKGLKRIRFFMTFGESYLTHMRCLENVGMLSIEPIEHKGCKIVPIEFLSTLLPDPASLGPRTQGKTNIGIFAKGIKDGEPKTLYIYQVSDHQKCYEEVMSQAVSYTTGVPAMIGAKLMLEKKWYETGVHNMEEFDPDPFMEELNKQGLPWQIMELDADATLEVKA; encoded by the coding sequence ATGTCTACAAAAACCCTTATCATCGGTGCCGGAGGTGTCGGGAACGTCGTTGCTTTCAAGTGTGCAATGAATGCAGAGACTTTCGGAGAGATCACACTTGCAAGCCGCACAAAAAGTAAATGTGACGATATAGCCAAGAATATCAAGAAAAAAGTAGGTGTCGAGATCTCTACGGCAGAGGTAAATGCAGACTCCGTACCGGAACTTGTAGAGCTGATCACCAGAACAGAGGCGGACATCGTGATCAACGTAGCACTCCCCTACCAGGACCTTACCATCATGGATGCATGCAGACAAACATGTGTCGACTACCTCGATACGGCCAACTATGAGCATCCGGATACAGCAAAATTCGAATACAAGGAACAGTGGGCAAGGGACAATGCCTTTAAGCAGGCAGGTATCATGGGACTGCTCGGAAGCGGTTTTGATCCGGGCGTGACCAATGTCTTCTGTGCCTATGCCCAAAAGCACTACTTTGACGAGATACACACCATCGACATCCTCGACTGCAATGCCGGTGATCACGGCTATCCTTTTGCAACCAATTTCAACCCGGAGATCAACCTGCGTGAAGTGAGTGCCAAAGGACGCTACTGGGAGGATGGAAAGTGGATAGAGACCGAACCGATGGAGATCAAACAGGTATGGGACTACCCTGAGATCGGACCAAAAGACTCCTACCTGCTCTACCATGAAGAGATGGAGTCCCTGGTCAAACACATCAAAGGGCTGAAACGTATCCGTTTTTTCATGACCTTTGGAGAGAGCTATCTGACACATATGCGATGCCTTGAAAATGTCGGTATGCTGAGTATCGAACCGATTGAACACAAAGGATGCAAGATCGTACCTATAGAGTTTCTCTCTACCCTGCTTCCTGACCCTGCCAGCCTCGGTCCGAGAACCCAAGGTAAGACAAATATCGGTATCTTTGCCAAAGGTATCAAGGATGGAGAGCCCAAAACGCTCTACATTTACCAGGTCAGTGACCATCAGAAGTGCTATGAAGAGGTGATGAGCCAGGCAGTCAGCTACACCACAGGAGTACCTGCCATGATCGGTGCAAAGCTGATGCTGGAGAAGAAGTGGTACGAAACAGGCGTACACAACATGGAAGAGTTCGATCCCGACCCTTTCATGGAGGAACTCAACAAACAGGGGCTGCCGTGGCAGATCATGGAGCTTGATGCAGATGCAACACTGGAAGTGAAAGCATAG